A single genomic interval of Lactococcus sp. S-13 harbors:
- a CDS encoding ABC transporter permease subunit has protein sequence MNTSHLIKITWQRSKAIVLILGFLLVFFSVVYSTQQTNAWIRNQNYAKSKVAKQSYQNYLQAQKSTEKKINQKYKESQNQADIWKYISSISDSSQVTFDQKTNHFNVKADSYKSFTGDGSQYLFTQYSLDGNHTVRNPQKITVTTVEHSGFIFALKASLGQAFTFNLFTIFFIIAGFALCFWDYKSNFTLLLFSSGYCRKDLLKSKIKTSLFPLLAFSVVAMGVNLAILYARIPHQYINYPFEKLLALHLCVLVIATVNYFIGLFVGLIVGQVLTGLLSLCGFYFGLTLILENILNLAGYLSGQKQGTADNLYGIFDSYAGWLVISIILLIIGIILYFAAQKAYQHLSLEERNNYLLFPKLRIPLIVFATLFVPLAIFGNLSYLYYPEFYPIDPPFIGHRIIKILITMGITAFAMILLNNQQKVYQWISKMSK, from the coding sequence ATGAACACAAGTCATCTTATCAAAATCACTTGGCAGCGCTCCAAGGCAATCGTCCTGATTTTAGGTTTTCTCTTAGTCTTTTTTAGTGTGGTATACAGCACTCAACAAACAAATGCTTGGATAAGAAATCAAAACTATGCTAAATCTAAAGTGGCAAAACAATCCTATCAAAATTATCTCCAAGCTCAAAAAAGCACGGAAAAGAAGATTAATCAAAAATATAAAGAAAGTCAAAATCAAGCAGATATTTGGAAATATATCTCATCGATTAGTGATAGCAGTCAAGTCACTTTCGACCAAAAAACAAATCATTTCAATGTAAAAGCAGACTCATATAAGTCATTTACTGGCGATGGTTCCCAATATCTATTTACTCAATATTCTCTAGATGGAAATCACACAGTGCGCAATCCTCAGAAAATCACAGTGACGACAGTAGAGCATTCAGGCTTTATCTTTGCTCTGAAAGCTAGTTTGGGTCAAGCGTTTACTTTTAATCTCTTTACCATTTTCTTTATTATTGCTGGCTTTGCGCTTTGTTTTTGGGATTATAAATCAAATTTTACTCTTTTACTTTTTTCTTCGGGTTATTGTCGGAAAGATTTGCTCAAGAGCAAGATTAAGACTTCTTTATTCCCATTGCTTGCTTTTTCAGTCGTGGCTATGGGTGTAAATCTTGCGATTTTATATGCTCGAATTCCACACCAGTATATCAATTATCCATTTGAAAAACTGCTTGCTTTGCATTTGTGTGTGTTAGTGATTGCAACTGTGAATTATTTCATTGGTTTATTTGTTGGGTTGATTGTTGGACAAGTGTTGACAGGACTCTTGTCATTGTGTGGATTTTATTTTGGACTTACGCTTATATTAGAAAATATTTTAAATTTGGCTGGATATTTGTCGGGGCAGAAGCAGGGTACTGCTGATAATTTGTATGGGATTTTTGATTCTTACGCAGGGTGGCTAGTAATAAGTATAATCTTACTCATTATTGGTATAATTTTATACTTTGCAGCTCAGAAAGCTTACCAACATCTGAGTTTGGAAGAACGTAATAATTATCTTCTTTTTCCAAAATTGCGGATCCCTTTAATTGTTTTTGCGACTTTATTTGTACCCTTGGCAATTTTTGGAAATTTGTCTTATCTTTACTATCCAGAGTTTTATCCGATTGATCCTCCGTTTATAGGACATCGAATTATTAAAATCCTTATTACTATGGGAATTACAGCATTCGCAATGATTCTATTAAATAATCAGCAAAAAGTGTATCAATGGATTTCTAAAATGAGTAAATAA
- a CDS encoding methyltransferase domain-containing protein, with translation MEISGKGMKMQSENQEIEKFWDEFSGEYEEIQSESVLNIAEDVAKFLLSKKIFPCEYLLDLAGGSGKYLPAFSAFSRAYDLVDISQKMLNYARKKDVLENVRFIHQNQAQFLQSTASDTYDFVFSAMNPALFRKADLVELNRISKGTVGILRLKSDTDLFAQVEKMELTVTEEDQPLREYKKWLKELAYPFSVERFSFNQAEIISADFFSEYFSMDFSKEKLADLLQTFFEGKEEISSSRRIVFELLYWEKGKS, from the coding sequence TTGGAAATTTCTGGAAAAGGGATGAAAATGCAAAGTGAAAATCAAGAAATTGAAAAATTTTGGGATGAGTTTTCTGGTGAATATGAGGAGATTCAAAGCGAAAGTGTGCTGAATATTGCAGAGGATGTAGCTAAATTTTTACTTTCGAAAAAAATTTTCCCTTGTGAGTATTTGCTTGATCTGGCTGGAGGAAGCGGGAAGTATTTACCCGCTTTTTCGGCGTTTAGTCGTGCCTATGATTTGGTGGATATTTCACAAAAAATGCTGAATTATGCACGAAAAAAAGATGTGCTGGAAAATGTCAGATTTATTCATCAAAATCAAGCCCAGTTTTTGCAAAGTACTGCAAGTGATACGTATGATTTTGTTTTTTCAGCGATGAATCCGGCGCTTTTTAGAAAAGCTGATTTGGTTGAACTAAATCGAATAAGCAAGGGCACTGTTGGAATTTTACGTCTGAAATCAGATACGGATTTGTTCGCTCAAGTGGAAAAAATGGAATTGACTGTGACTGAGGAGGATCAGCCGTTAAGGGAGTACAAAAAGTGGCTAAAAGAGTTGGCTTATCCATTTAGTGTTGAAAGGTTCAGTTTTAATCAAGCAGAGATCATTTCTGCGGATTTTTTTTCGGAGTATTTTTCAATGGATTTTTCTAAAGAAAAGCTGGCAGACTTGTTACAGACTTTTTTTGAGGGGAAAGAGGAAATCAGCAGCTCAAGAAGGATTGTTTTTGAATTGCTTTATTGGGAAAAAGGGAAGTCATGA
- a CDS encoding MarR family winged helix-turn-helix transcriptional regulator, which yields MELKEISQLLYQLKLANQEMTSIFEKATGFSLTRYELMRILVCKGKCSQTQLQVALRIDSAAVTRHLKQLEEKNYVVRKRNEKNNREVFVEVTTKAQEELERCAHARHSEQDGLDIGLTEDEEEQLLSLLTKLTNNRGKNGE from the coding sequence ATGGAGCTTAAGGAAATCAGTCAATTACTTTATCAGTTAAAACTTGCGAATCAAGAAATGACATCAATTTTTGAGAAAGCGACGGGTTTTAGTTTGACGCGTTATGAGTTGATGCGGATTTTGGTTTGTAAGGGTAAATGCTCTCAAACTCAATTGCAAGTGGCCTTGCGGATTGATAGTGCAGCGGTGACGAGACATTTAAAACAGCTCGAGGAAAAAAATTATGTTGTGCGCAAACGTAATGAGAAAAATAATCGAGAAGTTTTTGTGGAAGTCACTACAAAAGCTCAAGAGGAGCTAGAGCGTTGTGCTCATGCACGGCATTCGGAGCAAGATGGCTTGGATATCGGATTGACTGAGGATGAAGAAGAACAGCTTTTGAGTCTGCTTACAAAATTAACTAATAATAGAGGAAAAAATGGCGAATAA
- a CDS encoding nitroreductase family protein produces the protein MANKFINNDFSELVFGRKSVRLYDETYKISHEEMLEMIQEATTAPSSVNLQPWRFVVVETEAEKAKLKPLIRFNTRQNDSSSAMVLIFGDLESYEYTEEIYSQAVHEGKMPQEVKEQHVGAIVSSYGKMDRAERSDIVKIDGGLAAMQLMLIARAHGYETNPIGGFEHDQLAEAFGLDKERYVPVLILAIGKAVEKGYESVRLAPEKITTFK, from the coding sequence ATGGCGAATAAATTTATAAATAATGACTTTTCAGAACTTGTGTTTGGACGAAAATCAGTTCGACTTTATGATGAAACTTATAAAATCTCTCATGAAGAAATGCTAGAAATGATTCAAGAAGCAACGACGGCTCCTTCATCAGTGAATTTGCAGCCTTGGCGTTTTGTGGTCGTGGAAACAGAGGCTGAGAAAGCTAAATTGAAACCTTTGATTCGTTTTAATACCCGACAAAATGACAGTTCGTCAGCGATGGTTTTGATTTTTGGTGATTTGGAGTCTTATGAATACACTGAGGAAATTTACAGCCAAGCTGTTCATGAAGGCAAGATGCCCCAAGAAGTCAAAGAGCAACACGTAGGTGCGATTGTGTCAAGTTATGGTAAGATGGATCGGGCTGAAAGAAGTGATATTGTCAAGATTGATGGTGGTTTGGCGGCCATGCAATTGATGTTGATCGCGCGTGCGCATGGTTATGAAACGAATCCAATTGGTGGGTTCGAGCATGATCAGTTGGCTGAAGCTTTTGGTTTGGACAAGGAACGCTATGTCCCTGTTTTGATTTTGGCAATTGGTAAGGCGGTTGAGAAAGGCTATGAGTCTGTTCGTTTAGCTCCTGAAAAGATTACAACTTTTAAATAA
- the trpE gene encoding anthranilate synthase component I, whose translation MRKIKEISADTLTPISVYLRLSGQNKVILESIPRENDQSRFSILAVNPVKTVKFADGILSVDDQVIATDEPLKVLEDLVVEAGENADETELDLPFVSGAIGYAGFDTYGIVEKIQPELVDSIGTPDIYFMLYENAVIFDHKREKLILIEDNVYSKRSEEELLTALSEKIATLSVLTEAEKSVPPLEKLTFKSNMSQIDFEEKVARAQELIKNGDMFQIVLSQRLTADFNQDPFAYYRQLRVENPSSYMYFLEFDDFHVIGSSPERLVAVHGNQVSTNPIAGTRKRGANEFEDQALIEELENDQKELAEHKMLVDLGRNDLGKISKYGSIEVPVFMKVEKYRYVMHITSEVTGELRPEFSAMDALVATLPAGTLSGAPKHRAYQRIYEFENEKRGIYGGAIGYLTKNGNCDFAIAIRTMVLKNQKAHVQAGAGIVFDSVPEQEYQETLNKARGLLEIGK comes from the coding sequence ATGAGAAAAATAAAAGAAATTTCTGCGGATACCTTGACGCCTATTTCGGTTTATCTGCGATTGTCAGGTCAAAATAAAGTGATTTTGGAGTCTATTCCACGTGAAAATGACCAATCGCGTTTTTCGATTCTTGCTGTCAATCCGGTCAAAACGGTCAAATTTGCTGACGGAATTTTGAGCGTTGATGATCAAGTCATTGCTACTGACGAACCGCTCAAAGTGTTGGAAGATTTAGTGGTTGAGGCAGGAGAAAATGCTGACGAAACTGAACTGGATTTACCTTTTGTTAGTGGAGCGATTGGTTATGCGGGATTTGATACTTACGGAATCGTAGAGAAGATTCAGCCAGAACTTGTGGACAGCATTGGTACGCCAGATATTTATTTTATGCTTTATGAAAATGCGGTGATTTTTGATCATAAGCGTGAGAAATTGATTTTGATTGAGGATAATGTTTACAGCAAACGTAGCGAAGAGGAATTGCTGACGGCTTTGTCTGAGAAAATCGCAACTTTGTCCGTGCTGACGGAAGCTGAAAAAAGTGTTCCTCCGCTTGAAAAATTGACTTTTAAGAGTAACATGAGCCAAATTGATTTTGAGGAAAAAGTTGCTCGGGCGCAAGAATTGATTAAAAATGGCGATATGTTTCAAATCGTTCTGTCACAACGCTTGACGGCTGATTTTAATCAAGATCCTTTTGCTTATTACCGTCAATTACGAGTGGAAAATCCATCATCTTATATGTATTTTCTCGAGTTTGATGATTTTCATGTCATTGGAAGCTCGCCGGAGCGCTTGGTGGCTGTTCATGGCAATCAGGTTTCGACAAATCCGATTGCTGGAACAAGAAAACGTGGCGCAAATGAATTTGAAGATCAAGCCTTGATTGAAGAGCTGGAAAATGATCAAAAAGAATTAGCCGAACATAAAATGCTGGTGGATTTAGGTCGCAATGATCTTGGGAAAATTTCAAAATACGGATCAATTGAAGTACCTGTCTTTATGAAAGTCGAAAAATATCGTTACGTCATGCACATCACAAGTGAGGTGACAGGCGAGCTACGACCTGAATTTAGCGCAATGGATGCACTTGTCGCGACTTTGCCAGCAGGGACTTTGTCTGGAGCGCCAAAACATAGGGCTTATCAGCGGATTTACGAGTTTGAAAATGAAAAACGTGGCATTTATGGTGGAGCTATCGGTTATCTGACTAAAAACGGAAATTGCGATTTTGCGATTGCGATTCGAACAATGGTGCTGAAAAATCAAAAGGCTCATGTTCAAGCGGGAGCGGGAATTGTTTTTGATTCGGTGCCTGAGCAGGAGTATCAAGAAACGTTAAATAAGGCACGTGGCTTACTGGAAATCGGCAAATAA
- a CDS encoding aminodeoxychorismate/anthranilate synthase component II, whose product MILIIDNYDSFTYNLVQYVGALSEVAVVRNDDEQLYEMAQKAEALIFSPGPGWPADAGKMEALIREFAGQKPILGICLGFQAIVEVFGGKLRLAHQVMHGKNSQVRQTSGNLLFGQLPSKFLVMRYHSIVMDENVALPDFAITAVANDDGEIMAIENEREQIYGLQFHPESIGTLDGMVMIENFVKHVKANGVK is encoded by the coding sequence ATGATTTTAATAATTGATAACTACGATAGTTTTACATACAATTTGGTGCAGTATGTCGGGGCTTTGAGTGAGGTTGCGGTTGTTCGTAATGATGATGAGCAGTTGTATGAGATGGCGCAAAAAGCGGAGGCTTTGATTTTTTCTCCTGGGCCTGGTTGGCCAGCAGATGCGGGGAAAATGGAGGCGCTGATTCGGGAATTTGCTGGTCAAAAACCAATCTTAGGGATTTGTCTTGGTTTTCAAGCGATTGTGGAAGTTTTTGGTGGAAAATTGCGATTGGCACATCAGGTTATGCATGGTAAAAATTCGCAGGTGCGCCAGACCTCAGGCAATCTCCTTTTCGGACAGTTGCCTTCAAAATTTTTGGTCATGCGTTATCATTCGATTGTTATGGATGAAAATGTTGCTTTGCCTGATTTTGCAATTACGGCTGTGGCCAATGATGATGGTGAAATTATGGCCATTGAAAATGAACGTGAGCAGATTTATGGTCTGCAATTTCATCCAGAGTCCATTGGGACGTTGGATGGGATGGTGATGATTGAGAATTTTGTGAAACACGTGAAAGCGAATGGGGTGAAATAA
- the trpD gene encoding anthranilate phosphoribosyltransferase, giving the protein MKNELEKVMSGRDMTDNEMNMLANSIIQGELSEVQIAAFLIALHMKGEAASELTGLARALQTAAVRIPTGIVDAMDNCGTGGDRSFSFNISTTAAFVLAAGGVHMAKHGNRSITSKSGSADVLEALGINLYLPAERLAEVFDKVGLVFLFAQNLHPAMKYFTPVRRQLEIPTIMNLTGPLINPIALKTQLLGTSRPDLLELTANVLKGLGRERALVITGEGGMDEAALFGTNHYALLENGEVSLHQFTAADVGMKEVQLNEIRGGEAPENADILVKVLENEPSAFLETTVLNAGLGFYANGKVESIQAGIELARYIISSGQALAKLHELQAEQVG; this is encoded by the coding sequence ATGAAAAATGAACTTGAAAAAGTGATGTCAGGTCGTGATATGACGGACAATGAAATGAATATGCTTGCGAACTCGATTATTCAAGGGGAGTTGAGCGAGGTGCAAATTGCTGCTTTCTTGATTGCTTTGCATATGAAGGGGGAGGCGGCCAGCGAATTGACTGGACTTGCTCGCGCTTTGCAAACAGCGGCAGTAAGGATTCCAACGGGAATTGTGGATGCCATGGACAATTGTGGCACTGGAGGCGATCGTTCTTTTAGTTTCAATATTTCAACGACGGCGGCTTTTGTTTTGGCGGCTGGTGGTGTTCATATGGCCAAACATGGGAATCGTTCGATTACATCAAAATCTGGTTCGGCAGATGTCCTCGAGGCGCTGGGAATCAATTTGTATTTGCCGGCAGAGCGCTTGGCTGAGGTGTTTGACAAGGTGGGCTTGGTTTTCCTTTTTGCTCAAAATTTGCATCCAGCCATGAAATATTTCACGCCGGTGCGCAGACAACTGGAAATTCCAACCATTATGAATTTGACAGGGCCTTTGATTAATCCCATCGCTCTCAAAACACAGCTTTTAGGAACATCACGTCCTGATTTGCTTGAATTGACCGCCAATGTCCTGAAAGGATTGGGTCGCGAAAGAGCGCTGGTTATTACAGGAGAGGGAGGAATGGACGAGGCAGCGCTTTTCGGAACGAACCATTATGCCCTTTTGGAAAATGGCGAAGTGAGTTTGCATCAGTTTACAGCAGCTGATGTGGGCATGAAAGAAGTTCAACTCAATGAAATCCGTGGTGGCGAAGCGCCCGAAAATGCTGACATTTTGGTCAAAGTCCTTGAAAATGAACCGTCAGCATTTTTGGAGACCACTGTGCTGAATGCTGGCCTCGGCTTTTATGCTAACGGCAAAGTGGAATCCATCCAAGCCGGAATTGAGCTGGCTCGCTACATCATCTCTTCTGGACAAGCCCTTGCCAAATTGCACGAATTGCAAGCAGAACAAGTCGGCTGA
- the trpC gene encoding indole-3-glycerol phosphate synthase TrpC, translated as MKIPKAKFLETILAQKRQEVAQMPAEKPQKVRQTYKLYDFLKQHENQLQIIAEVKKASPSLGDINLDVDITVQAKTYEKAGAAMISVLTDPVFFKGDIAYLREISEKVKIPTLNKDFIIDQKQIDRAINAGATVILLIVACFENDFAGLKKLYTYAIQQGLEVLVETHNKAELDLAHALGAKIIGVNNRNLKTFEVSLQNSLDLVKDFQAENVYISESGIFGTQEAERVAPYFNAILVGTALMQAKNVEKMLTQLKTKRQCEKKC; from the coding sequence ATGAAAATTCCCAAAGCCAAATTTTTAGAAACTATTCTTGCCCAAAAACGCCAAGAAGTCGCGCAGATGCCGGCAGAAAAGCCCCAAAAAGTGCGCCAAACTTACAAACTTTATGATTTTTTGAAACAGCATGAAAATCAGTTGCAAATCATCGCCGAAGTCAAAAAAGCCAGTCCTAGTCTGGGTGACATCAATCTTGACGTGGACATCACGGTGCAGGCGAAAACTTACGAAAAAGCAGGCGCAGCCATGATTTCGGTGCTGACCGACCCCGTGTTTTTCAAAGGTGACATTGCCTATCTGCGTGAAATTTCCGAAAAAGTGAAAATTCCGACTTTAAACAAAGATTTTATCATTGACCAAAAGCAAATTGATCGAGCGATTAACGCAGGAGCCACGGTGATTTTACTGATTGTTGCTTGCTTTGAAAATGATTTTGCCGGCTTGAAAAAACTGTATACTTATGCCATACAGCAAGGATTAGAGGTACTGGTTGAAACGCACAATAAGGCAGAACTTGACCTTGCTCACGCACTTGGCGCAAAAATCATCGGTGTCAACAATCGTAACCTCAAAACCTTTGAGGTCAGTCTGCAAAATTCACTGGATTTAGTAAAAGATTTTCAAGCGGAAAATGTCTATATTTCAGAAAGTGGCATCTTTGGAACACAAGAAGCTGAGCGCGTCGCCCCATATTTCAATGCAATTTTGGTAGGGACAGCACTGATGCAAGCCAAAAACGTAGAGAAAATGCTGACGCAACTGAAAACGAAGCGTCAGTGCGAGAAAAAATGCTGA
- a CDS encoding phosphoribosylanthranilate isomerase has translation MELKKMKIKICGLSTKAAVDTACQAGATHLGFILSKSRRQISPEKIAEITCDVPQNIQKVGVFVNEPLVFVKNAVKLGKLDIVQLHGSEDMTYISALDLPVIKAISSLQQSKKYEGVTLLFDSPKGGSGETFDWKTDLSAVETPYFIAGGLTPENVATALHHYPNAYGVDVSSGVETKGVKDLSKIEAFIKNANFVASQS, from the coding sequence ATGGAACTCAAAAAAATGAAAATTAAAATCTGTGGTCTCTCCACAAAAGCAGCCGTTGACACAGCCTGCCAAGCTGGCGCCACTCATTTAGGATTTATTTTATCAAAATCTCGACGGCAAATTTCCCCAGAAAAAATTGCAGAAATCACGTGCGACGTTCCTCAAAACATCCAAAAAGTCGGTGTCTTTGTCAACGAGCCTCTTGTCTTCGTCAAAAATGCGGTCAAACTTGGCAAACTTGACATCGTGCAACTGCATGGCAGTGAAGACATGACCTACATTTCCGCGCTCGACCTTCCCGTGATTAAAGCAATTTCTAGCCTTCAACAAAGCAAAAAATACGAAGGCGTAACCCTTCTGTTTGATAGCCCAAAAGGCGGAAGCGGTGAAACATTTGATTGGAAGACCGATTTATCAGCCGTCGAAACTCCCTATTTTATTGCCGGCGGTTTGACACCTGAAAATGTAGCCACTGCCCTTCACCACTACCCAAACGCCTACGGTGTCGACGTATCAAGCGGTGTGGAAACAAAAGGCGTGAAAGATTTATCAAAGATAGAAGCTTTCATAAAAAATGCAAACTTCGTCGCATCCCAAAGCTGA
- the trpB gene encoding tryptophan synthase subunit beta, producing MTYNQPNEKGFYGKFGGQFVPETLMTAVKELEVAYEESKNDPAFQAEFENLLKDYVGRESPLYLAQRLTDYAGGAKIYLKREDLNHTGAHKINNALGQVLLAKKMGKNKVIAETGAGQHGVATATAAALFGMECTIYMGEEDVKRQALNVFRMELLGAKVHSVVDGSRVLKDAVNAALRAWVANVEDTHYVMGSVLGPHPYPQIVRDYQAVIGREARAQFLDKEGKLPDALVACVGGGSNSMGLFYPFVNDEKVEMYGVEAAGLGVDTPYNAATITSGRPGILHGQLMDVLQDENGQILEAFSISAGLDYPGIGPEHSYFNAIGRAKYVDITDDEAVEAFQLLCKLEGIIPALESSHAIAYAIKLAKELGKDKTMIVCLSGRGDKDVNQIKERLESGETSLEHYIKNQQRLDALEQD from the coding sequence ATGACCTATAACCAACCCAACGAAAAAGGATTTTACGGCAAATTTGGCGGACAATTCGTCCCAGAAACCTTGATGACAGCTGTCAAGGAACTTGAAGTTGCCTATGAAGAAAGTAAAAACGACCCCGCTTTTCAAGCAGAGTTTGAAAATCTCCTTAAAGATTATGTAGGACGAGAAAGTCCGCTTTATTTGGCGCAACGATTGACGGACTATGCCGGCGGAGCCAAAATTTACCTTAAACGTGAAGATTTAAATCACACTGGCGCCCACAAAATTAACAATGCTTTGGGACAAGTTCTCCTTGCTAAAAAAATGGGTAAAAACAAAGTCATTGCCGAAACAGGTGCGGGACAACACGGTGTTGCCACAGCCACAGCAGCCGCTCTTTTTGGCATGGAATGTACGATTTATATGGGAGAAGAAGACGTAAAACGTCAAGCACTGAATGTTTTTCGGATGGAATTATTGGGTGCCAAAGTCCACAGTGTTGTAGACGGTTCGCGCGTGCTCAAAGATGCCGTTAATGCCGCTTTGCGCGCTTGGGTGGCCAATGTTGAAGACACTCATTATGTGATGGGTTCCGTTCTTGGCCCACATCCCTATCCCCAAATTGTCCGAGATTATCAAGCCGTTATTGGGCGGGAGGCGCGCGCGCAATTTTTGGACAAAGAAGGAAAACTCCCCGATGCACTTGTCGCTTGTGTGGGCGGAGGCTCAAATTCTATGGGGCTTTTCTATCCCTTTGTTAATGATGAAAAAGTAGAAATGTACGGTGTAGAAGCTGCAGGCTTAGGCGTTGACACTCCATATAACGCAGCAACAATTACTAGTGGACGCCCCGGAATTTTGCATGGTCAACTTATGGATGTTTTACAAGATGAAAATGGTCAAATCCTAGAAGCTTTCAGTATCTCGGCAGGTCTTGATTATCCGGGAATTGGCCCAGAACACAGTTATTTCAATGCCATTGGACGAGCAAAATACGTTGATATCACCGATGATGAAGCCGTTGAAGCCTTTCAACTCCTTTGTAAACTTGAAGGCATTATTCCAGCACTAGAAAGTTCACACGCGATTGCCTATGCTATCAAATTAGCCAAAGAACTTGGCAAAGACAAAACAATGATTGTCTGCTTATCAGGGCGTGGCGATAAAGATGTAAACCAAATCAAAGAACGACTAGAATCAGGAGAAACGAGCTTAGAACATTACATTAAAAACCAACAACGCCTCGATGCCTTGGAACAAGACTGA